The window GAAAATTTTTCAGATTGGGTGTTATCTTCTTTCACTTATTAGTTTCCCACCTTTCTCGTAAGCGATACATCGATAATTAATCCAGAAAAGTCCTGTAATACTAAAAAAAGTAAAAATGAAGCTTTATGACTGGTAGAACCTCTTTCTATTGAATCCCCTTCAAATTCAAACTTTACTGTTCAGCCTTTCCCCCATTTGTAAAGAACATCCTGTCACCTTCGTTTCCGGGGTAAAGTACAAGTTGTCCATCCTCAAGAGCTGCTGCTTCTACTGTGGGTAAAAGCGACAGATATTCCCCATCCATAGACTCTGGCCCGCATGCCATAAGCGTAATGGTAGCCGGACCAAGGGTTAAGTCGTTTCCTTCCAGAGTATAGGTTCCACTGCCGCTGTTGCAGTCGGCTTTGATGTGATATGTGCCGTCAGGGAAAAGGGTAAGCGTATAGTTCTCAGGGTGAGGCACCATTACCTGGGTTTCGGGGCTGTCAGAGTCCTGGAAACTGGCCCACTGCCATTTGATGCCTGTGACATCACCGGCAGAAATTGGTTCGAGTTTCTGGGTAGTGGTTTCTGCAGGCTCAATAGAAGTATTCTCTGCAGGTTCAGCGGGAGTATTCTCCGCAGGCTTAACAGAAGTATTCTCTGCAGGCTCAGCAGGAGTTTTTTCCTGCTCAGTACAGCCGAGTGAAAAGGAGGCAGCGATTATAACCCCTATTGTAAGGAGTAAAACCATGCCTATAGATGCAGTTTTTATTTTCATCTTACCTCAGCAGGAGACCCCTTCCTCGACATTTCCGGCTTGCCGGAAATGGCAGGTGGGGGAGGAATGCGTCATCTGTACCATCTGAACTAATGTTGTACTCCTCGCACTCAGTCTCCTGCATTTTTTCTTAACATTAACACTATCTGAAATTTTGTTTCCGAATATATCTGAGATTGAAAAATACCCGGATGACCGTTTGCCACGAATGAACCCAATCCCGTTTTCCGTTTTTACAAGATCAAATTTCCTGAGCCCAAACAGCTTTCCGGTAGGTATTTTCTTCTCTGATCTCTTCCCTCTCCGCTGCTGATAATCTCCCGCAGGAACGTTTCTTTTTAGAAAAACCGAATCTTCTACCTCTACATTCTGATCGTCCCTGCAACAGATAGCAACAGCATCAAAGTAATGTGTTTTTAACAACTTCAAGACCTGCTCTCTCCTGTACTTTGTTTCGTACCCGAAAGTCTCTGCAAAACTCCAGCCGGATTTCCGGATTTGGGATTTGAGGATCCCGATTTCAGTTGCATGTTTTGTTTTTGACTTGTTTCCTGAAAGCTTGAATTCTCCATTGTGCAGGGCTTTGTGACAGGTTTCACAAAGCGTTATCAGGTTTTCCGGAGCATCTGATCCCTTCTGTGACCTGAAAACAATGTGATGGCAATGTAGCCGGAAATCCTTTGACTTTCCCATGCAGTGCTGGCAGGTGTACCCGTCCCTGTCCAGAACGTAAGCTTTGACATTGTAGAAACCTTTAAGGTCCCCTTCCTGATACCCAACCCCGGAAACCTCTGGATTTGTTATTTTGTGAATATCAAAGGAAGCAAGCTCTACCTTCCACCCGGTTACAGGAAGCAGGGATTCCACAAACCTTTTTTCCCGGAAATGAGCTTCAAGTTTGCTTTTGATGGAAGGAGCTAATCTCCCTTCTCTCCTTGAATTTCCCCGGTTATCAAATCTTGCAGGTCTATACCTTGTTTTTCTACCTCTTCTGGTTCTCCGGTACATCTTCCGTTGTTCCATCTTTTTCGAAACGTTTTCTCTAAGGTAAATTTCGGATTGATACAACACTTTTCCGTTAGCAATGGCTGCACAGCCCACTACCTTAGAGCCGGTATCCATCCCTGCAATTACAGGTTGAGTATAGCCACTGCTTCCGAAAAGTAACTTGATTGTGAATGGAGTATTTTGGACCACTTTTGCCTTGCCTGCTTGCAGTAGCTTTCTGGCTTTTGAAGGTTTACAGGGCATTAGTGGTTTTTTGTTTTGATTGATTACGAAAACTAACATATAGTTTTCCTCCGAAGAGTTATGCGTATCCGAATTGTGGACTCCAACTTCGTGAAGTTGGAGTGTTACAGCGTAGATGGAAGGACTCCAACTTCGTGAAGTTGGAGTGTTACAGCGTAGATGGAACCAGTCAATTCCGGAATCCGTCTTCCTCTCGATCTGATATGGAAAGGTTTAACGATGCAAGCACTGTCCCTACCTCTCAGGACTGTTTAACCGGCATCCTTAGAGCCTTAAACTGAGGTGGCATTCAAGGGTAACTATTTCTTTCCTATCGTTTACCGATATTCCATTGCTCCTAATCGGTGATCTGGTCAACCAGGGCTTGTTAGACAAGCTCCTTCCTCAAAAACCTGAGCCGTTAGGTGAAGGTTTTAGGGAGGGGTAATTGACTTGTCTTTCGATCTCTAATTACCAGGTCCGAGTTGCAGTCTGACTCAACAAAACGGTTGTGCTTTCTGCTCATATCTGTAGTCCATTCTACAATGGAAAAAAGTCTATCATCAAATCTATCAACAACATATTTTTCGAATTCCTCTCCCGAAGCGGGAAGACTCCTTCCTCGGACAATCCGGTAGAACCGGATTGAACAGGTGGGAGATGAGAGCGTCAACTTCCCCACAATCAGAAGATAATAATTTCGTATATCTCCATATAGTTACAAAGAGTATATTATAAAGATGCTTCGAGGCAACATATACCGAATTTACCCTAATAAAATTCATCCCTTTGAAGACTCCTAAAGATAAAATGAAGCCTTAAATTTGTCTAAGGAGAAGTGTTATCTGAAGTGCCTCCATCATCGGCTTTTAAGGTCGATGATAATATACTTTTTTGAGATGTGTACTTTTCACTCAGATCAATGTTCTAGCCATGGTCATGAATAATAATATTTATAATCCCATTAAGTGTATCCACTCGATGATGGTAGATAACCTGGCTTCAGATGAAAACACTGTACTTCTTGAGCGTATTTTCCAGGTCCACGACTCGCCCTGTAAAGCAGTTCTGGCAATAACCGGCGGTGGGGCTGAGATCATTGGGGAACTGCTCCGCCACGGCAGCGGCTCTGCAACGGTACTGGATGCAGTTGTCCCATACAGTACAGAGGCAATGGACCGGTTCCTCGGCAGGAAACCTGAAAAGTACTGCTCGGAGAAAACTGCAAGGCTGATGGCGATGGTTGCTTACCAGCGAGCCCTGGAATTGTCGAAAGGCTCTGGCGGGCTTGCAGACCCGGACGTAATCGTAATCGGAATCGGAGCGACCTGCAAGCTTAAGGCTGCAAACGAGCGGGAGGGCAGAATACACAAAATCCACATTGCCATCCAGGCAGCCTGCGAAACCGGAGTCTGCACCCTTGAACTGGCAGCAGATCGGACAAGGGAAGAGGAAGAAAAGATTGCTGCACTCCTTATTTTCAATATAATTGCCCGCCACTGCGGCGTTCCCAAAATCGATTTGCCGGACGGGATCGGGGTCGCGGAAGAGAGAAGGAAAAGGATAGGAAAAGAGGGAGAAGAGGTAAGAGAAGAAGTTATTGAAAAATATGCTTCTGTTTCCGGGTTGGTAGGAGATCTCCTGAAACAGCAGAGCCGCATCCCGGCGAGTTCCTGCAAAACAGCTGGAATGGCAAGGCTCAATCTTAATGAAGTAAAAGCTCCCGAAAAGATAAAACTTGAAGAGATAAAACCTGAAGAGATAAAACTTGAAGAGATAAAACTTGAAGAGACAAAGCCCGAAAAACCTGAAGAAATAAAACTCGTATTCCCAGGCTCTTTTGACCCCTGCCACAAGAACCATGTCTTTATGGCGATTTGTGCTTCGAAGGAATATAATGCGCCTGTTCACTTTGAAATTTCTTTGACGAACGTTGACAAGCCGCCCATAGATTTTATCTCACTGAGCCAGAGGCTTGATTCATTGAGGAAATACAAAGATAAAGCCTTCATGGGTGGGGTTTGCCTGACCAATGCACCGCTTTTCCTTCAAAAAGCCGACCTTTTCCCGAACAGCACCTTCATCATCGGGGCAGATACCTTCAACAGGCTATTTGACGCAAAATACTATGACGGCACAGTAGATACATCCGCCATTTTAAGGCATTTTAAGGAAAAGAATGTACGGTTTATGGTGTTTCGCAGGAAATCAGTTGAGCTGTCAATAGACTCTGAGAGTCTTGAGTTTTGTGAGATTATCCCGGTTGACGAATACGAAGACGATGGAACGTCGTCCAGGGAAATCCGAAATAAGCGCAATGAAACACAGGAGTTAACCGGAAACGTGAAGTGAATAAAGGGGAGCAGTTTGCTGCATAAATCCTTTTTTCCATAAACGCCTGCGCCCGAGTAGTATAAAGAAACCTGAAAGAAGAAACCTGAAAGATAAAGAAACCTGAAAGCTTCCCAAAAGTCTAACCGGATTCCTCTTTTTTAGCTGTAAAATTTTCTCCTTCTCTGGGATAAAGAAGAATTGCCATACTTTTTTTAAACACTTATAATATTATAATGGTATTATTTGCATAAGAGATATATTTAAATATATTAAGTAGGAAACAACTTACCGTTATCCTGCTAAACCCAGGGAGACAATTCAAAGTTATTCAGAAATATCAAAAAAGGACGGAAAAAATGGCAGATATTGAAGGATTGCTCCACGAAGTTGCCGATGCGGTAATCTCCTGTAAAAAGGAAAAACTGCTCGACATCAGGATCAACTCCTGCGAAGTCTTCAGGAAGCAGATTGCCTGAAACTGGTGCTTAAAGAGAACTTTTGAAAAACGGTGAATCTTATGACAGATAATACCCCTCCATATAAATCTCAAATCGACTGGCATTATGCAGAGGAGTGCGACAGAGCAAGCTGTGACTTGAAAGGACTTGAAAGGTCCATCGACTGGAAACAGGGACTTGCAATTGCCCTTGGCGTTCCTTTACTGATCCTGCCCTCCATAGGCTATTTTACAGGTTACGTCTGGGCTTTTTCAATAGCTGTGTGGGGCCTGACCATTTTTCTGGGCTTTTTCCAGAACCTTGCATTCGGAGAGCTTGCAACTGTCTTCCCAAAGGCTTCAGGCCTGCCTGGCTACACACAGACCGTTTTTGGTTTGAGCTCTAATAAATACAATAAAGGAAAGTTTAAGCTTGGGAAATTCATAGGCGGTTTCAGTGCCTGAAGTTACTGGTTCGGCTGGAGCCCGGTGCTCGCAATCTACGCAATCCTTATAGGAAGTTACCTCAAAGGCTTTATCCCTGCCTTTTCAGCCATCCCCGATACCCTGCTCTCCTTAACGGTTGGAGCTTTGATTTTCGGATCCCTCGCCATTATAAACTCAAAAGGGCTCAAGAACGGAGCAAAGACCGGATACATCCTGGCTGTTGTTTCCCTGATTCCTCTTATCGTTATTACCTTCGCCCCGTTCATTACGGGTGACTTTCACCTTGCTAACATCACAGGCTCCTGGTTCCCAACAGACTGGACCTGGGATATGAAACACATCCTTATCCTCTTTGGGATTTTCGCAATGGCTGAGTGGAGCGCCTGTGCCTGGGAAACTGCTGCAATTTACGGGCCCGAATATAAGAACCCGAATACTGACACTCCAAAAGCGTTGCTGGTCTGCGGAGGAATCTGCCTTGTGCTCTATGTGCTTGTCCAGACCTCGGTTATAGGCACGCTCGGAGTTGAAGGTGTACTTTCCGAACCCGTATCTCCGATGCTTTCTCTTGCCAACCTCACACTTGGCACACTTGGAGCTTCAATTGCAATTATCATGCTTGTAGGGGCAATGCTCCTTATCATCCAGACTGCCTTCCTCTCTTCGGCAAGGTCAATCTAC is drawn from Methanosarcina lacustris Z-7289 and contains these coding sequences:
- a CDS encoding META domain-containing protein, whose amino-acid sequence is MKIKTASIGMVLLLTIGVIIAASFSLGCTEQEKTPAEPAENTSVKPAENTPAEPAENTSIEPAETTTQKLEPISAGDVTGIKWQWASFQDSDSPETQVMVPHPENYTLTLFPDGTYHIKADCNSGSGTYTLEGNDLTLGPATITLMACGPESMDGEYLSLLPTVEAAALEDGQLVLYPGNEGDRMFFTNGGKAEQ
- the iscB gene encoding RNA-guided endonuclease IscB, which produces MLVFVINQNKKPLMPCKPSKARKLLQAGKAKVVQNTPFTIKLLFGSSGYTQPVIAGMDTGSKVVGCAAIANGKVLYQSEIYLRENVSKKMEQRKMYRRTRRGRKTRYRPARFDNRGNSRREGRLAPSIKSKLEAHFREKRFVESLLPVTGWKVELASFDIHKITNPEVSGVGYQEGDLKGFYNVKAYVLDRDGYTCQHCMGKSKDFRLHCHHIVFRSQKGSDAPENLITLCETCHKALHNGEFKLSGNKSKTKHATEIGILKSQIRKSGWSFAETFGYETKYRREQVLKLLKTHYFDAVAICCRDDQNVEVEDSVFLKRNVPAGDYQQRRGKRSEKKIPTGKLFGLRKFDLVKTENGIGFIRGKRSSGYFSISDIFGNKISDSVNVKKKCRRLSARSTTLVQMVQMTHSSPTCHFRQAGNVEEGVSC
- a CDS encoding nucleotidyl transferase family protein gives rise to the protein MVDNLASDENTVLLERIFQVHDSPCKAVLAITGGGAEIIGELLRHGSGSATVLDAVVPYSTEAMDRFLGRKPEKYCSEKTARLMAMVAYQRALELSKGSGGLADPDVIVIGIGATCKLKAANEREGRIHKIHIAIQAACETGVCTLELAADRTREEEEKIAALLIFNIIARHCGVPKIDLPDGIGVAEERRKRIGKEGEEVREEVIEKYASVSGLVGDLLKQQSRIPASSCKTAGMARLNLNEVKAPEKIKLEEIKPEEIKLEEIKLEETKPEKPEEIKLVFPGSFDPCHKNHVFMAICASKEYNAPVHFEISLTNVDKPPIDFISLSQRLDSLRKYKDKAFMGGVCLTNAPLFLQKADLFPNSTFIIGADTFNRLFDAKYYDGTVDTSAILRHFKEKNVRFMVFRRKSVELSIDSESLEFCEIIPVDEYEDDGTSSREIRNKRNETQELTGNVK